A genome region from Brassica oleracea var. oleracea cultivar TO1000 chromosome C2, BOL, whole genome shotgun sequence includes the following:
- the LOC106325726 gene encoding uncharacterized protein LOC106325726 (The sequence of the model RefSeq protein was modified relative to this genomic sequence to represent the inferred CDS: added 39 bases not found in genome assembly) — protein sequence MAKIRQFGSVLHTGGSSDGEERVVESVRQHVRDDDRAVGQNDDCEVVEDEAEAGFENEVDENGIGVEEEIVGDLRDQFRDVVQDEVDNYDGDSGDDIWNDDTIPDPLSSDDDEEELERREEVANTQGCEELLYLGKMYGCASDFKVALLRYSLRTRYDIKLYKSCARQLGAKCSDVESKCPWRIYCSYERRRHKMQIKVYVNEHTCLRSGYSKMLKTSSIAMLFEERLRLNPKLTRTEMADEIKREYNLIVTEEQCGKAKSKLYRQRKASHEAHFSRIWDYQAEILRTNPYSTMEIETVPGPVLQSKQRFNRLYMCFAAQRETWIDTCRPIIGLDGAFLKWDIKGQLLAAIGRDGDNRIFPIAWAVVEVENNINWEWFVKHLKEDLGLQDGARFTIISDKQKGLVNAVKNELPEADHRMCARHILSNWKRDSKDPELELMFWIIAHCYTKGEYEDALEALKKYNKGAHDTLVLQNPPTWSRAFFRQGSCCNDNLNNHCESFNKTIREARKKPLLDMLEDIRRQCMVRNAKRAIIASRLKTKFTKRAHTEIELAKEKAKDC from the exons ATGGCTAAGATTAGGCAATTTGGTAGTGTTCTTCACACTGGTGGATCGAGTGATGGCGAGGAGAGAGTTGTCGAAAGTGTAAGACAACATGTCAGAGATGATGATCGAGCTGTGGGACAGAATGATGATTGTGAGGTTGTTGAAGACGAGGCTGAAGCTGGTTTTGAGAATGAGGTTGATGAGAATGGAATAGGTGTCGAAGAGGAAATTGTCGGAGACTTACGAGACCAGTTCAGAGATGTTGTCCAAGATGAGGTGGATAATTATGATGGGGACAGTGGAGATGACATTTGGAATGATGATACTATTCCTGATCCATTGTCGTCTGATGATGATGAAGAAGAGTTGGAGCGTAGGGAAGAGGTCGCAAATACACAAGGCTGTGAAGAGCTTTTGTATTTGGGAAAAATGTATGGTTGTGCATCTGACTTCAAAGTGGCTCTTCTAAGGTATTCACTAAGAACAAGGTATGATATCAAATTGTACAAATCATGTGCTAGGCAACTTGGTGCAAAGTGCTCTGATGTAGAGTCTAAGTGTCCTTGGAGAATATATTGCTCTTATGAAAGGAGAAGACATAAGATGCAGATTAAAGTTTATGTGAATGAGCATACTTGCTTAAGATCAGGATACTCGAAGATGTTGAAGACATCTTCAATTGCTATGTTGTTTGAAGAAAGGCTAAGACTGAATCCGAAGCTCACAAGGACTGAGATGGCTGATGAGATAAAGAGAGAATATAATCTAATTGTCACAGAGGAACAATGTGGTAAAGCTAAGTCTAAACTTTATAGACAAAGAAAAGCAAGTCATGAAGCTCATTTTTCTCGTATTTGGGACTACCAAGCAGAGATTCTTCGCACAAATCCTTACTCGACGATGGAGATTGAAACTGTCCCAGGACCAGTTTTACAGAGCAAACAGAGGTTTAACCGTCTGTACATGTGTTTCGCAGCTCAGAGAGAGACTTGGATTGACACATGTAGGCCAATCATAGGTTTAGATGGGGCATTTCTGAAATGGGATATCAAAGGACAGTTGTTGGCTGCGATAGGACGAGATGGTGACAACAGGATTTTTCCAATAGCTTGGGCTGTGGTAGAAGTCGAGAACAACATCAATTGGGAGTGGTTTGTTAAGCACTTGAAGGAAGACCTTGGACTACAAGATGGGGCTAGATTCACCATCATATCAGACAAACAAAAG GGTTTGGTGAATGCTGTTAAAAATGAACTACCTGAAGCTGATCATCGTATGTGTGCAAGACACATTCTATCTAACTGGAAGAGAGATAGTAAGGATCCAGAGTTAGAGCTTATGTTCTGGATCATAGCACACTGCTACACTAAAGGAGAGTATGAGGATGCTTTAGAAGCACTTAAGAAGTACAACAAAGGTGCGCATGACACTCTTGTTCTCCAAAATCCTCCAACATGGTCTAGAGCATTCTTTAGACAAGGATCATGCTGCAATGACAACTTGAACAATCACTGTGAGTCGTTCAATAAAACCATAAGGGAAGCAAGGAAAAAACCACTACTCGACATGTTAGAGGATATTAGGAGGCAGTGTATGGTTCGTAATGCGAAGAGGGCTATTATTGCTAGTAGACTGAAGACTAAGTTTACTAAGAGGGCGCATAC